A single window of Granulicella sibirica DNA harbors:
- a CDS encoding OmpA family protein, which translates to MAVERIRIYKEKKRLGPWFLMIPLILLIAFVAYFLARHTSGVQSAAASPGKTSSYLPDLGVVYFDPSQPTLTADGQATLDRAADAMHGNPNVRLRLEGYADTPKRAPHKATLPQQRTLAVGRYLESKGIDHTRIAGGTFSQPAANNAESVDTASGDGRRVELFVR; encoded by the coding sequence ATGGCGGTAGAACGGATCAGGATCTACAAGGAAAAGAAGCGGCTCGGCCCGTGGTTCCTGATGATTCCGCTGATCCTCCTGATCGCCTTCGTGGCGTATTTCCTCGCGCGCCACACCTCTGGCGTTCAATCGGCCGCGGCATCCCCCGGCAAGACCTCCAGCTACCTCCCCGACCTCGGCGTCGTCTACTTCGATCCCAGCCAGCCCACGTTAACAGCCGACGGTCAGGCCACCCTCGACCGCGCCGCCGACGCCATGCACGGCAATCCCAACGTGCGTCTCCGCCTCGAAGGCTACGCCGACACCCCGAAGCGCGCCCCACACAAAGCCACCCTGCCTCAGCAGCGAACGCTCGCCGTCGGACGCTATCTCGAGTCCAAGGGCATCGATCACACGCGCATCGCCGGTGGTACCTTCAGCCAGCCTGCGGCCAACAATGCTGAGTCCGTCGACACCGCGAGCGGCGATGGCCGCCGCGTCGAACTCTTCGTCCGCTAG
- a CDS encoding MFS transporter: MIADKFSTAGYNRFLITIAGFGGLLYGIDIGIISAALLYLSKTINLSVEQTSFIVAAVLGGSMVSSLIAGLLADWLGRRRMMILSGFMFVASVALIVISQSFTLLFVGRLLQGMSGGVIAVVIPLYLAETLGANTRGKGTGIFQLMLTIGIVIASVAGFLYTQQAETAIAAAHGNAALIRAAQDHAWRGMFLSMVYPGLFFFLGTFLLVETPRWLFRQGRKAEALANLRRLSPPDEAEKQLREMETLANENTASQSTGGAGSLLQKKYVIPFLLACFVLASNQTTGINSVLSFLVVILKQAGMTASHATQGDVAVKVLNCIMTVIGVSLVDKKGRKFLLKLGTGGVVISLLTGAFLFHTFESQRIDVRDKVQAAAANDAVTMPVTESTLGPALEGRPMALTVLYTYGDGDRVATAINTDVDNTLKVAPLDEETGHPLTIKRASYGPVAAEKTGWFITLCLALFIASYAVGPGVVVWLALSELMPTRIRSTGMGIALLLNQGASTAIAAVFLPVVGNYGFYAMFLFWAICTMAYFLVATFFMPETKGRTLEEIEEHFEGKRKLA, translated from the coding sequence ATGATTGCAGATAAGTTCAGCACCGCTGGATACAACCGGTTTCTCATCACTATCGCTGGCTTCGGTGGCCTGCTCTATGGAATCGACATCGGCATCATCTCCGCGGCGCTCCTCTATCTCAGCAAGACCATCAACCTCTCCGTCGAACAGACTTCGTTCATCGTCGCCGCTGTCCTCGGCGGATCCATGGTCTCCTCGCTCATCGCCGGTCTTCTCGCCGACTGGCTCGGACGACGCCGCATGATGATCCTGAGTGGCTTCATGTTCGTCGCCAGCGTCGCCCTCATCGTCATCTCTCAGAGCTTCACCCTGCTCTTTGTCGGCCGCCTCTTGCAGGGTATGAGCGGCGGAGTCATCGCCGTCGTCATCCCCCTCTACCTCGCCGAAACCCTCGGAGCCAACACCCGCGGCAAGGGCACCGGCATCTTCCAGCTCATGCTGACCATCGGCATCGTTATCGCCTCGGTCGCGGGCTTCCTCTACACTCAGCAGGCCGAGACCGCCATCGCCGCTGCTCATGGCAATGCCGCCCTCATCCGCGCCGCCCAGGACCACGCCTGGCGTGGCATGTTCCTCTCCATGGTCTACCCCGGACTCTTCTTCTTCCTCGGAACCTTCCTCCTCGTCGAGACACCCCGCTGGCTCTTCCGTCAGGGACGCAAGGCTGAAGCCCTCGCCAACCTCCGTCGCCTCTCCCCACCCGACGAAGCCGAAAAGCAGCTCCGCGAGATGGAAACCCTCGCCAACGAAAACACCGCCAGCCAGTCCACCGGCGGAGCCGGCTCCCTGCTCCAGAAGAAGTACGTCATCCCGTTCCTTCTCGCCTGCTTTGTCCTGGCCTCCAACCAGACCACTGGCATCAACTCCGTCCTCAGCTTCCTTGTCGTCATCCTCAAGCAGGCCGGCATGACCGCAAGCCACGCTACCCAGGGCGACGTCGCCGTCAAGGTCCTCAACTGCATCATGACCGTCATCGGCGTCTCCCTCGTCGACAAGAAGGGCCGCAAGTTCCTCCTCAAACTCGGAACCGGGGGCGTCGTCATCTCCCTCCTCACCGGTGCCTTCCTCTTCCACACCTTCGAGTCGCAGCGCATCGACGTCCGCGACAAAGTCCAGGCCGCCGCAGCCAACGACGCCGTCACCATGCCCGTCACCGAGTCCACCCTCGGCCCCGCACTCGAAGGCCGTCCCATGGCCCTCACCGTCCTCTACACCTACGGCGACGGAGACCGGGTCGCCACCGCCATCAACACCGACGTCGACAACACCCTCAAGGTCGCCCCTCTCGACGAGGAGACCGGCCACCCCCTCACCATCAAGCGCGCCTCCTACGGCCCCGTCGCCGCCGAGAAGACCGGCTGGTTCATCACCCTCTGCCTCGCCCTATTCATCGCTTCCTACGCCGTCGGCCCCGGCGTCGTCGTGTGGCTCGCTCTCTCCGAGCTCATGCCTACGCGCATCCGCTCCACCGGCATGGGTATCGCGCTCCTTCTCAATCAGGGCGCCTCCACCGCCATCGCCGCCGTCTTCCTTCCCGTCGTCGGCAACTACGGCTTCTACGCCATGTTCCTCTTCTGGGCCATCTGCACCATGGCCTACTTCCTCGTAGCCACCTTCTTCATGCCCGAGACCAAGGGCCGCACCCTCGAAGAGATCGAAGAGCACTTCGAGGGCAAGCGTAAACTCGCCTGA
- a CDS encoding VOC family protein translates to MLSDHPLIGFIPTTDAERSKAFYVDVLKLKFVADDHFALVVATNSSTIRIVRMQEFTPAQGTILGWEVPDLPMEVASLTEAGITFERYGFLEHDALGIWTTPSGSKVAWFKDPDGNVLSLSQH, encoded by the coding sequence ATGCTGTCCGATCACCCGCTCATTGGCTTTATCCCCACCACCGACGCCGAACGTTCCAAGGCCTTCTACGTCGACGTCCTCAAGCTCAAGTTCGTCGCCGACGACCACTTCGCCCTCGTCGTCGCCACCAATTCCTCCACCATCCGGATCGTCCGCATGCAGGAGTTCACCCCCGCCCAGGGCACCATCCTCGGCTGGGAAGTCCCCGACCTGCCGATGGAGGTCGCCTCTCTCACCGAAGCCGGCATCACCTTCGAGCGATACGGCTTCCTCGAACACGACGCGCTCGGCATCTGGACCACACCGTCCGGAAGCAAAGTCGCCTGGTTCAAAGATCCCGACGGCAACGTTCTCTCCCTCTCGCAACACTAG
- a CDS encoding Crp/Fnr family transcriptional regulator: protein MRTIAYKNSLLRTLDADSIARLQLRPIIFELGHEIESPGHSIEHLFFLEEGMASMTNTFSDGSQVEVGMFGYEGVIGVSGLMGTKRSLNRVYTQIEGRGFSCSLEAARREFGLGQLFQSLALRYVQAQLLQAMQSAGCNAKHRIEQRLARWLLLCADRAHSNTFRLSQEYIADMLGSTRPSVSVAAGLLKEEALIDYSRGLIRILDVEKLERRSCECYRIIKDHLDNYTEFDSGILAEQTI from the coding sequence GTGCGCACGATTGCTTACAAGAACTCTCTTCTAAGAACCCTCGATGCGGACTCGATCGCACGTCTGCAGTTGCGTCCGATTATCTTCGAGCTCGGGCATGAGATCGAGTCCCCGGGACATTCAATCGAACATCTTTTCTTCCTCGAAGAGGGAATGGCTTCGATGACGAACACCTTCAGCGACGGATCGCAGGTCGAGGTGGGGATGTTCGGGTACGAAGGGGTGATCGGCGTCTCCGGGCTCATGGGAACGAAGCGCAGTCTGAACCGGGTGTACACGCAGATCGAAGGGCGCGGCTTTTCGTGTTCGCTAGAGGCGGCGCGGAGGGAGTTCGGCCTAGGGCAACTCTTTCAGTCGCTTGCGCTGCGCTATGTGCAGGCTCAACTCCTACAAGCGATGCAGTCGGCCGGATGCAATGCGAAGCATCGGATTGAGCAGAGGCTTGCGCGCTGGCTCCTGCTTTGCGCCGACCGGGCGCATAGCAATACGTTCAGGCTGTCGCAGGAGTACATCGCGGACATGCTTGGGAGTACGCGGCCCTCTGTTTCCGTGGCGGCGGGGCTTCTAAAGGAAGAAGCTCTGATCGACTATTCGCGCGGGCTCATTCGGATTCTCGATGTCGAAAAGCTCGAGAGGCGGTCGTGCGAGTGTTATCGGATCATCAAGGATCATCTGGATAATTACACAGAGTTCGATAGCGGGATTCTGGCTGAGCAGACGATTTAG
- a CDS encoding YraN family protein: MQRLDTLARRLGKGAKLPAHLQTGLVGEREALFELRRLGYTVVARRWATAKVRGDVDLIGWKGDTLCFVEVKTRTARDAYAAEVAVDREKRVQLRKLARVYLKSFDEPGRGEMATRFDVLSVYLTASEPEFEVLENAFGWVEGRAEESGNRWRGFGV; this comes from the coding sequence TTGCAGCGCCTGGACACGCTGGCACGGCGGCTTGGTAAGGGGGCGAAGCTTCCGGCGCACCTGCAGACGGGGTTGGTTGGTGAGCGGGAAGCGCTGTTCGAGTTGCGGCGGCTGGGGTATACGGTTGTGGCGCGGCGGTGGGCTACGGCGAAGGTGCGAGGGGATGTGGATCTGATTGGGTGGAAAGGGGATACGCTTTGCTTTGTCGAGGTGAAGACGAGGACGGCACGCGATGCGTATGCGGCTGAGGTTGCGGTCGACAGAGAGAAGCGCGTGCAGCTTCGGAAGCTGGCGCGGGTGTATCTAAAGTCGTTCGATGAGCCGGGGCGCGGGGAGATGGCGACTCGGTTCGACGTGCTATCGGTTTACCTGACGGCGTCGGAGCCCGAGTTTGAGGTTCTGGAGAATGCTTTTGGCTGGGTCGAAGGGCGGGCGGAGGAATCGGGGAACCGATGGCGTGGGTTCGGTGTCTAA
- a CDS encoding CTP synthase, with translation MSAKYIFVTGGVVSSLGKGLAAASIGCLLEARGIKVNLMKFDPYLNVDPGTMSPFQHGEVFVTDDGAETDLDLGHYERFTHAKLTRDNNLTTGRIYEQIITKERRGDYLGKTVQVIPHVTNEIKNAMRKVAADCDVALVEIGGTVGDIESLPFLEAIRQMRQELGRDNTCFVHMTLVPWIAAAQELKTKPTQHSVKEMLSIGIQPDILLCRADRAVPREMRSKIAAFCNVEEKAVIIARDVPSIYEVPLNLAEQGVDALALKYLRIDTHDANLSKWQDIVHRAYNPQDDVSIAIVGKYVEYEDSYKSLKEALVHGALSHNLKLKVTWIEAEGLETRGEDGRRNNDFYTQLEGFDGILVPGGFGKRGIEGMLNAIRYAREHKVPYFGICLGMQTACIEYARNVCGLKDANSGEFDPATPHRIIYKLRELTGVEEMGGTMRLGAWACVLEPGSLAAKAYGTTEISERHRHRYEFNREYEAILTGAGLRLTGTTPDATYVEIVEIPGHPFFLGCQFHPEFKSKPLEPHPLFRDFVGAAYKNRRTVEATESADMLVE, from the coding sequence ATGTCTGCAAAGTACATCTTTGTAACGGGCGGCGTCGTGTCTTCGCTGGGAAAAGGTCTCGCAGCCGCATCGATCGGCTGCCTTCTCGAAGCACGAGGCATCAAGGTCAATCTCATGAAGTTTGACCCCTATCTGAACGTCGACCCCGGAACCATGTCGCCGTTTCAGCACGGAGAGGTCTTCGTCACCGACGACGGCGCCGAAACCGACCTCGATCTCGGCCACTACGAGCGCTTCACCCACGCGAAACTCACGCGCGATAACAACCTCACCACCGGACGCATCTACGAGCAGATCATCACCAAGGAGCGCCGCGGCGACTACCTCGGCAAGACCGTCCAGGTCATCCCCCACGTCACCAACGAGATCAAGAACGCCATGCGCAAGGTCGCGGCGGACTGCGACGTAGCTCTCGTCGAAATCGGCGGCACCGTAGGCGACATTGAGTCCCTGCCCTTCCTCGAAGCCATCCGCCAGATGCGCCAGGAGCTCGGCCGCGACAACACCTGCTTCGTCCACATGACCCTCGTCCCGTGGATCGCCGCCGCCCAGGAGCTGAAAACCAAGCCCACCCAGCACTCCGTCAAGGAGATGCTCTCCATCGGCATCCAGCCAGACATCCTCCTCTGCCGCGCCGACCGCGCCGTCCCCCGCGAGATGCGCTCGAAGATTGCCGCCTTCTGCAACGTCGAAGAAAAAGCCGTCATCATCGCCCGCGACGTCCCCAGCATCTACGAAGTCCCCCTCAACCTCGCCGAGCAGGGCGTCGACGCTCTCGCCCTCAAGTACCTCCGCATCGACACCCACGATGCCAATCTCTCCAAGTGGCAGGACATCGTCCACCGCGCCTACAATCCGCAGGACGACGTCTCCATCGCTATCGTCGGCAAGTACGTCGAGTACGAAGACTCCTACAAGAGCCTCAAGGAAGCCCTCGTCCACGGAGCCCTCTCCCACAACCTCAAGCTCAAGGTCACCTGGATCGAAGCCGAAGGCCTTGAAACCCGCGGCGAAGACGGTCGCCGCAACAACGACTTCTACACTCAACTCGAAGGCTTCGACGGCATCCTCGTCCCCGGCGGCTTCGGCAAGCGCGGCATCGAGGGCATGCTCAACGCCATCCGCTATGCCCGCGAGCACAAGGTCCCGTACTTCGGCATCTGCCTCGGCATGCAGACCGCATGCATCGAATACGCAAGAAACGTTTGCGGTTTAAAGGACGCCAACTCCGGCGAGTTCGACCCCGCCACCCCCCACCGCATCATCTACAAGCTCCGCGAACTCACCGGCGTCGAAGAGATGGGCGGAACCATGCGTCTCGGAGCCTGGGCCTGCGTCCTCGAACCCGGCTCCCTCGCCGCAAAAGCCTACGGCACGACGGAGATCTCAGAACGCCACCGCCACCGTTACGAATTCAACCGCGAGTACGAGGCCATCCTCACCGGAGCCGGCCTACGCCTCACCGGCACCACCCCCGACGCCACCTACGTCGAGATCGTCGAAATCCCTGGCCACCCCTTCTTCCTAGGCTGCCAGTTCCACCCCGAGTTCAAATCCAAGCCCTTGGAGCCCCACCCGTTATTCCGCGACTTCGTAGGAGCCGCCTACAAGAACCGCCGCACCGTAGAAGCCACCGAATCCGCCGACATGCTGGTCGAGTAA
- a CDS encoding type II toxin-antitoxin system RelE/ParE family toxin, whose product MSKAVYEVALSADADRDFIEIMAWSGANFGEAAADRYETLIAQALIDLSEDPFRPGARARPELLAGLYSYHLVGSRDRVPARK is encoded by the coding sequence GTGAGTAAGGCTGTCTATGAAGTCGCGCTTTCTGCCGATGCGGACAGGGACTTTATCGAAATTATGGCTTGGAGTGGCGCGAACTTCGGAGAGGCGGCGGCGGATCGCTACGAGACACTGATTGCGCAGGCCTTGATCGATCTTAGCGAAGACCCTTTTCGTCCGGGTGCGAGGGCGCGGCCGGAGTTGCTGGCTGGTCTCTATAGCTATCACCTCGTAGGCAGCCGTGATCGGGTACCGGCCAGAAAGTAA
- a CDS encoding type II toxin-antitoxin system ParD family antitoxin translates to MPTRNLYLTDTLDSFVASGVEDGRYSNASEVVREGLRMMQQREAEDLAKIARLRGAAQEGIESIERGEFVTLSGPDSIRQHSRGLRARS, encoded by the coding sequence ATGCCGACACGCAATCTCTATCTCACCGATACCCTTGATAGCTTCGTGGCTTCAGGAGTGGAGGATGGCCGCTACAGCAATGCGAGTGAAGTCGTGCGCGAAGGGTTGCGCATGATGCAGCAGCGGGAGGCCGAGGACCTTGCGAAGATTGCGCGGCTGCGCGGGGCGGCGCAGGAAGGTATCGAATCGATTGAACGTGGCGAATTCGTGACACTTTCTGGCCCTGACTCGATCAGGCAACACTCGCGTGGGTTGCGTGCTCGTTCGTGA
- a CDS encoding DUF2442 domain-containing protein, producing MVTREEFAKANERAKELESRVPKAVSAKYDRHIRRVVVQLSSNLGIFFSPRDAEGLEHATAEQLAEIEISPSGYGLHFPRLDADLYLPALLEGVFGSERWMASRMGMRGGRSRSAAKTMAARENGKKGGRPKQEEAAVVAQ from the coding sequence ATGGTTACGCGTGAGGAATTTGCGAAGGCGAACGAGCGGGCAAAGGAACTGGAGTCCAGAGTTCCCAAGGCAGTGTCTGCCAAATATGACCGTCACATTCGACGCGTTGTGGTTCAGCTTAGCTCGAATCTTGGCATCTTCTTCTCTCCCCGGGATGCGGAGGGGTTGGAGCATGCCACGGCTGAACAGCTTGCCGAGATTGAGATCTCTCCCTCTGGCTATGGGCTCCACTTTCCGAGGCTTGATGCTGACCTTTACCTGCCGGCGTTGCTCGAAGGCGTCTTCGGTTCTGAGCGGTGGATGGCGAGCCGCATGGGGATGCGAGGTGGCAGGTCCAGAAGCGCAGCAAAGACAATGGCCGCGCGGGAGAATGGGAAGAAGGGCGGTCGCCCGAAGCAAGAGGAAGCTGCTGTGGTTGCTCAATAG
- a CDS encoding DUF4160 domain-containing protein, with the protein MPTVLRLAGLRIVIYPNDHRPAHVHLIGSGKEAIFELNCPEGPASLRENFGFARHELNAIQKALGEHVPPLCRVWEGIHGYA; encoded by the coding sequence GTGCCTACCGTTCTGCGGCTTGCCGGTCTTCGCATCGTCATCTATCCGAACGACCATAGGCCAGCGCACGTTCATTTGATCGGGAGTGGAAAAGAGGCCATCTTCGAGCTTAACTGTCCTGAGGGACCGGCCAGCCTTCGTGAGAACTTTGGCTTCGCACGGCACGAGTTGAACGCAATTCAGAAGGCGCTCGGAGAGCATGTGCCACCGCTCTGCCGCGTCTGGGAGGGGATCCATGGTTACGCGTGA
- a CDS encoding DUF4230 domain-containing protein: MTTQYDYNRSSSGGGFFVFLLALVIGATALGVFVHNATSGPLGRVASLITGRTTTFDTSVPAVVEKIQRLSRLESVVYSLDTVVEGVHSSPIFPDLLAGDRILLIVHGQSIAGIDLAKLKPEDVRIDETGHGRSIHVTLPASEVFVTNLDNQHSRVYARSTGLLVPVDQNLESDTRAKAQDQLGKAALADGILDTARKNARATVTTLLYSLGFTQVDVV; encoded by the coding sequence ATGACCACGCAGTACGACTACAACCGATCCTCCAGCGGCGGCGGCTTCTTCGTCTTCCTCCTCGCCCTCGTCATCGGCGCGACCGCCCTCGGCGTCTTCGTCCACAACGCCACCTCCGGCCCCCTCGGACGCGTCGCCTCCCTCATCACCGGCCGTACCACCACCTTCGACACCTCCGTCCCCGCCGTCGTCGAGAAGATCCAGCGTCTCAGCCGCCTCGAGTCCGTCGTCTATTCGCTCGACACCGTCGTCGAAGGCGTCCACTCCAGCCCCATCTTCCCCGACCTCCTCGCCGGCGACCGCATCCTCCTCATCGTCCACGGCCAGTCCATCGCCGGCATCGATCTCGCCAAGCTCAAGCCCGAAGACGTCCGCATCGACGAGACCGGACACGGCCGTTCTATCCACGTCACCCTCCCCGCCTCCGAGGTCTTCGTCACCAACCTCGACAACCAGCACAGCCGCGTCTACGCCCGCTCCACCGGCCTCCTCGTTCCCGTCGACCAGAACCTCGAGTCCGATACCCGCGCCAAGGCTCAGGACCAGCTCGGCAAGGCCGCGCTCGCCGACGGCATCCTCGACACCGCCCGCAAGAACGCCCGCGCCACCGTCACCACGCTCCTCTACTCCCTCGGTTTTACCCAGGTGGATGTCGTTTAG
- a CDS encoding ACP S-malonyltransferase, producing MTTAPILTDAALKLALLFPGQGSQVVGMGRDLYDRFPTARAVFEEADDALGFALSKVIFDGPAEELNLTEHTQPAILTVSVAAYRVFAQSGITPAFAAGHSLGEYSAHVAAGTFTFAEAVKAVRNRGRFMQEAVPAGEGAMAAILGLPYAQINDICAQVMDEALEEPGVDITPSESHAERSIVAKAVVSPANLNSPDQTVISGAKAPVDRAIELCKEAGAKRTVLLQVSAPFHCKLMQPAQERLANHLESVSFHDPDFPIACNVDARLITRAPDTRDCLIRQVTGSVRWVECIQLLVAQGATHFVEVGPGKVLNGLMRQIDRSQKIANVEDAASLEKALAFLSQPVS from the coding sequence ATGACCACTGCTCCGATTCTGACCGACGCAGCCCTGAAGTTAGCTCTCCTCTTTCCCGGACAAGGGTCCCAGGTCGTAGGCATGGGACGCGACCTCTATGATCGCTTCCCCACCGCCCGCGCCGTCTTTGAAGAGGCCGACGACGCCCTCGGCTTCGCCCTCTCGAAGGTCATCTTCGACGGTCCGGCGGAGGAACTCAACCTCACCGAGCACACCCAGCCCGCCATCCTCACCGTCTCCGTCGCCGCCTATCGCGTCTTCGCCCAGTCAGGCATCACACCCGCCTTCGCCGCCGGACACTCCCTGGGCGAATACTCCGCGCACGTCGCTGCCGGAACGTTCACCTTCGCCGAAGCCGTCAAGGCCGTCCGCAACCGCGGCCGCTTCATGCAGGAAGCCGTCCCCGCCGGCGAGGGAGCCATGGCCGCCATCCTCGGCCTGCCCTACGCCCAGATCAACGATATCTGCGCCCAGGTCATGGACGAAGCACTTGAAGAGCCCGGAGTCGATATCACCCCGAGCGAGTCGCACGCCGAGCGCTCCATCGTCGCCAAGGCTGTCGTCTCCCCGGCCAACCTGAACTCACCCGACCAGACCGTCATCTCCGGAGCCAAAGCCCCCGTCGATCGCGCCATCGAGCTCTGCAAGGAAGCCGGAGCCAAGCGCACCGTTCTCCTCCAGGTCAGCGCGCCCTTCCACTGCAAGCTCATGCAGCCCGCGCAGGAGCGCCTCGCCAACCATCTCGAGAGCGTCTCATTCCATGACCCCGACTTCCCTATCGCCTGCAACGTCGACGCTCGCCTCATCACCCGCGCCCCCGACACCCGCGACTGCCTCATCCGCCAGGTCACCGGCTCCGTCCGCTGGGTCGAGTGCATCCAGCTCCTCGTCGCCCAGGGCGCAACCCACTTCGTCGAAGTTGGCCCCGGCAAGGTCCTCAACGGACTCATGCGCCAGATCGACCGCAGCCAGAAGATCGCCAACGTCGAAGATGCCGCCTCGCTCGAAAAAGCCCTGGCCTTCCTCTCGCAACCCGTCAGCTAA
- a CDS encoding peroxiredoxin gives MMQPGDVVEDFTLNNQNGQPVSLSDYKKSPVVLFFYPRADTPGCTIEACGFRDTFEKLQAAGAVVLGISRDDVKSQKKFKDKYDLPYDLLADPDMELINRYDLIQPKNMYGKIVKGVKRTTYIIGPDTGTGQRLLHVYPDVTPKGHAEEVLALLAAQKK, from the coding sequence ATGATGCAGCCCGGCGACGTAGTCGAAGACTTCACCCTGAATAATCAAAACGGCCAGCCCGTCTCCCTATCCGACTATAAGAAATCCCCGGTAGTCCTCTTCTTCTACCCCCGCGCCGACACCCCCGGCTGCACCATCGAAGCCTGCGGCTTCCGCGACACCTTCGAGAAGCTCCAGGCCGCCGGAGCCGTCGTCCTCGGCATCTCCCGCGACGACGTCAAGTCCCAGAAGAAGTTCAAGGATAAGTACGACCTGCCCTACGACCTCCTCGCCGACCCCGACATGGAGCTCATCAACCGCTACGACCTCATCCAGCCCAAGAACATGTACGGCAAGATCGTCAAAGGCGTAAAGCGCACCACCTACATCATCGGCCCCGACACCGGCACCGGCCAGCGCCTCCTCCACGTCTACCCCGACGTCACCCCGAAGGGCCACGCCGAGGAAGTCCTCGCGCTTCTAGCCGCGCAGAAGAAGTAG
- a CDS encoding polysaccharide deacetylase family protein: protein MADPGPLVDAAMGLAAAGLTVGGWTYAAMYPRSQLFGRVLVAGHNPGELALTFDDGPNGDTTLRLLDVLAKHEARATFFVIGRFVRKQPGIVQAIARAGHIVGNHTMTHPWLHIQTDARIREELRTANVAIEDTLGAPVRFFRPPHGARRPYVLDYARELSLTTVQWNIIANDWRPQESSRIVKTIQRGIIRNRRRNHSTNIVLHDGGDVALGQPRLPTVGAVDTLLASLSSQGIRPVTVDTWL, encoded by the coding sequence GTGGCCGACCCAGGTCCGCTCGTCGACGCGGCCATGGGCCTTGCCGCGGCCGGCCTCACCGTCGGCGGCTGGACCTACGCGGCCATGTACCCGCGCTCACAGCTATTCGGCCGTGTCCTCGTCGCCGGACACAACCCCGGCGAACTCGCCCTCACCTTCGACGACGGCCCCAACGGCGACACCACCCTCCGCCTCCTCGACGTCCTCGCGAAGCACGAAGCCCGCGCCACCTTCTTCGTCATCGGTCGCTTCGTCCGCAAGCAGCCCGGCATCGTCCAGGCCATCGCCCGCGCCGGACACATCGTCGGCAACCACACCATGACCCACCCCTGGCTGCACATCCAGACCGATGCCCGCATCCGCGAAGAGCTCCGCACCGCCAACGTCGCCATCGAAGACACGCTGGGTGCCCCCGTCCGCTTCTTCCGGCCCCCTCATGGCGCCCGCCGTCCCTACGTCCTCGACTATGCCCGCGAACTAAGCCTCACCACCGTCCAGTGGAACATCATCGCCAACGACTGGCGGCCGCAGGAATCCTCCCGAATCGTCAAGACCATCCAGCGCGGCATCATCCGAAACCGCCGCCGCAACCACTCCACCAACATCGTCCTCCACGATGGCGGCGACGTCGCCCTCGGCCAGCCGCGCCTCCCCACGGTTGGAGCCGTCGACACCCTGCTGGCGTCGCTTTCCAGCCAGGGGATACGCCCCGTCACCGTGGATACCTGGCTCTAG
- a CDS encoding tautomerase family protein, with translation MPLIQVQLIENVFTPEQKQEVITKLTDAMVAIEGENMRSVTWVILQEVRSGEWGIGGRALTTEAVHALVSATN, from the coding sequence ATGCCGTTGATTCAGGTTCAATTGATTGAAAACGTATTTACCCCCGAGCAAAAGCAGGAAGTCATTACAAAGCTCACGGATGCCATGGTCGCGATCGAAGGCGAGAACATGCGGTCGGTGACCTGGGTGATCCTGCAAGAGGTTCGCAGTGGAGAGTGGGGAATCGGCGGGCGGGCCCTGACGACAGAGGCCGTGCACGCACTTGTGTCAGCTACGAACTAA
- a CDS encoding cupin domain-containing protein yields MTMQAYKRSPALDNSTWYKGILISQLAAGPDTNGAFDFAESKMKKGTEPPPHIHDREDELFYILAGELKVFADGQVFTVAAGETVFLPRNIPHAYLIQSDECHVLALITPGGFFTAINKMNAPARAMTIPSDMETYATADLTDTMAIFTKYGIRMLSPAEIAEQLPAYPAAH; encoded by the coding sequence ATGACAATGCAGGCTTACAAACGCTCCCCCGCTCTCGATAATTCAACCTGGTACAAGGGGATCCTCATCAGCCAGTTAGCTGCAGGCCCCGATACGAATGGTGCCTTCGATTTCGCCGAATCGAAGATGAAGAAAGGAACCGAGCCGCCTCCGCACATTCACGATCGGGAAGACGAGCTCTTCTACATCCTCGCCGGAGAACTCAAAGTCTTCGCCGATGGTCAGGTCTTCACCGTGGCAGCCGGCGAGACCGTCTTTCTACCGAGAAACATACCCCACGCCTACCTCATTCAGTCGGACGAGTGCCATGTGCTCGCTCTCATCACGCCCGGCGGATTCTTCACGGCAATCAACAAGATGAACGCGCCCGCTCGTGCCATGACGATTCCGTCCGACATGGAGACTTACGCGACGGCCGACCTGACCGACACCATGGCCATCTTCACAAAGTATGGCATTCGGATGCTGTCGCCAGCCGAGATCGCGGAGCAGTTGCCGGCATATCCGGCCGCTCACTGA